From the Prunus dulcis chromosome 4, ALMONDv2, whole genome shotgun sequence genome, one window contains:
- the LOC117624599 gene encoding calcium-dependent protein kinase 2-like isoform X1 translates to MGKCLSKSKDSEPQYNGYRSGGGAGAHYQKPHEPVAHQPKASAQQAHHQLPEKRGSAAAQQEPQPAWKPSVPVKSPKPVYRPDTILGKPYEDVKQHYTIGKELGRGQFGVTYLCTENSTGNKYACKSISKRKLVTKNDKEDIKREIQIMQHLSGQPNIVEFKGCYEDKQSVHVCMELCAGGELFDRIIAKGHYSERAASSICRAIVNVVNICHFMGVMHRDLKPENFLLSSKDENALLKATDFGLSVFIEEGKVYRDIVGSAYYVAPEVLRRRYGKEIDIWSAGVILYILLSGVPPFWAETEKGIFDAILEGEIDFASSPWPSISSSAKDLVRKMLTQDPKKRITSAQVLEHPWIKEGGEASDKPIDSAVLSRMKQFRAMNKLKKLALKVIAENLSEEEIHGLKAMFTNMDTDNSGTITYEELKSGLARLGSKLTEAEVKQLMEAADVDGSGAIDYIEFITATMHRHRLERDEHLFKAFQYFDKDNSGFITRDELESAMKEYGMGDDQTIREIISEVDTDNDGRINYEEFSTMMRSGTQPQAKLF, encoded by the exons ATGGGTAAGTGTCTAAGCAAAAGCAAAGATTCAGAGCCACAATATAACGGTTACAGATCAGGAGGGGGGGCTGGGGCACACTACCAGAAACCTCATGAACCTGTTGCTCACCAACCCAAAGCCTCTGCTCAGCAAGCCCACCACCAGTTACCTGAAAAACGTGGGTCGGCAGCAGCCCAGCAAGAACCCCAACCAGCATGGAAGCCATCTGTTCCAGTCAAGAGCCCCAAACCAGTTTACAGGCCAGACACAATTCTTGGCAAACCATATGAGGATGTTAAGCAGCACTACACTATTGGTAAAGAATTGGGCAGAGGTCAATTTGGTGTGACTTACCTATGCACTGAGAATTCAACTGGCAATAAATATGCTTGCAAGTCAATCTCAAAGAGGAAGCTTGTCACCAAGAATGACAAGGAGGATATTAAGAGAGAGATTCAGATTATGCAGCATTTGAGTGGGCAGCCCAACATTGTAGAATTCAAGGGTTGCTATGAGGACAAGCAATCTGTGCATGTTTGTATGGAGCTGTGTGCAGGTGGTGAACTCTTTGATAGAATCATTGCCAAAGGTCATTATAGTGAAAGAGCAGCTTCTTCAATATGCAGGGCAATTGTTAATGTTGTAAACATCTGTCATTTTATGGGGGTGATGCATAGGGACCTCAAGCCGGAGAATTTCTTGCTGTCTAGCAAGGATGAGAATGCACTTCTGAAGGCTACAGATTTTGGGTTATCAGTTTTCATTGAAGAAG GGAAGGTGTATCGTGATATAGTTGGAAGTGCATACTATGTTGCTCCTGAAGTACTGCGACGCAGATATGGCAAGGAAATAGATATTTGGAGCGCTGGAGTTATATTGTATATTTTACTGAGTGGAGTGCCTCCATTTTGGGCTG AAACGGAGAAGGGGATATTTGATGCCATATTGGAGGGAGAGATTGACTTTGCAAGTTCACCATGGCCATCTATATCAAGCAGTGCCAAGGACCTAGTCCGGAAGATGCTTACACAGGACCCTAAAAAACGAATTACTTCAGCTCAGGTTTTAG AGCATCCATGGATCAAAGAAGGTGGAGAAGCGTCAGACAAACCCATAGACAGTGCAGTGCTTTCTAGGATGAAGCAGTTCAGAGCAAtgaacaaattgaaaaaactTGCATTGAAG GTTATTGCCGAAAATCTTTCTGAAGAAGAAATCCATGGGCTGAAGGCAATGTTTACAAACATGGACACTGACAACAGTGGAACCATCACTTACGAGGAACTGAAGTCAGGATTGGCTCGACTTGGCTCTAAGCTTACAGAGGCTGAAGTCAAGCAGCTAATGGAAGCT GCGGATGTAGATGGGAGTGGAGCAATTGACTACATTGAATTCATCACTGCTACAATGCATAGACACAGACTAGAAAGGGACGAGCATCTTTTCAAAGCCTTTCAATATTTTGACAAGGATAATAGTGG TTTTATCACAAGAGACGAGCTAGAATCAGCAATGAAAGAGTACGGAATGGGTGACGACCAGACAATTAGGGAAATAATATCTGAAGTTGATACAGACAAT GATGGTAGGATCAACTACGAGGAGTTCTCCACGATGATGAGAAGTGGAACGCAACCGCAGGCCAAGCTATTCTAG
- the LOC117624599 gene encoding calcium-dependent protein kinase 19-like isoform X2, whose amino-acid sequence MGKCLSKSKDSEPQYNGYRSGGGAGAHYQKPHEPVAHQPKASAQQAHHQLPEKRGSAAAQQEPQPAWKPSVPVKSPKPVYRPDTILGKPYEDVKQHYTIGKELGRGQFGVTYLCTENSTGNKYACKSISKRKLVTKNDKEDIKREIQIMQHLSGQPNIVEFKGCYEDKQSVHVCMELCAGGELFDRIIAKGHYSERAASSICRAIVNVVNICHFMGVMHRDLKPENFLLSSKDENALLKATDFGLSVFIEEETEKGIFDAILEGEIDFASSPWPSISSSAKDLVRKMLTQDPKKRITSAQVLEHPWIKEGGEASDKPIDSAVLSRMKQFRAMNKLKKLALKVIAENLSEEEIHGLKAMFTNMDTDNSGTITYEELKSGLARLGSKLTEAEVKQLMEAADVDGSGAIDYIEFITATMHRHRLERDEHLFKAFQYFDKDNSGFITRDELESAMKEYGMGDDQTIREIISEVDTDNDGRINYEEFSTMMRSGTQPQAKLF is encoded by the exons ATGGGTAAGTGTCTAAGCAAAAGCAAAGATTCAGAGCCACAATATAACGGTTACAGATCAGGAGGGGGGGCTGGGGCACACTACCAGAAACCTCATGAACCTGTTGCTCACCAACCCAAAGCCTCTGCTCAGCAAGCCCACCACCAGTTACCTGAAAAACGTGGGTCGGCAGCAGCCCAGCAAGAACCCCAACCAGCATGGAAGCCATCTGTTCCAGTCAAGAGCCCCAAACCAGTTTACAGGCCAGACACAATTCTTGGCAAACCATATGAGGATGTTAAGCAGCACTACACTATTGGTAAAGAATTGGGCAGAGGTCAATTTGGTGTGACTTACCTATGCACTGAGAATTCAACTGGCAATAAATATGCTTGCAAGTCAATCTCAAAGAGGAAGCTTGTCACCAAGAATGACAAGGAGGATATTAAGAGAGAGATTCAGATTATGCAGCATTTGAGTGGGCAGCCCAACATTGTAGAATTCAAGGGTTGCTATGAGGACAAGCAATCTGTGCATGTTTGTATGGAGCTGTGTGCAGGTGGTGAACTCTTTGATAGAATCATTGCCAAAGGTCATTATAGTGAAAGAGCAGCTTCTTCAATATGCAGGGCAATTGTTAATGTTGTAAACATCTGTCATTTTATGGGGGTGATGCATAGGGACCTCAAGCCGGAGAATTTCTTGCTGTCTAGCAAGGATGAGAATGCACTTCTGAAGGCTACAGATTTTGGGTTATCAGTTTTCATTGAAGAAG AAACGGAGAAGGGGATATTTGATGCCATATTGGAGGGAGAGATTGACTTTGCAAGTTCACCATGGCCATCTATATCAAGCAGTGCCAAGGACCTAGTCCGGAAGATGCTTACACAGGACCCTAAAAAACGAATTACTTCAGCTCAGGTTTTAG AGCATCCATGGATCAAAGAAGGTGGAGAAGCGTCAGACAAACCCATAGACAGTGCAGTGCTTTCTAGGATGAAGCAGTTCAGAGCAAtgaacaaattgaaaaaactTGCATTGAAG GTTATTGCCGAAAATCTTTCTGAAGAAGAAATCCATGGGCTGAAGGCAATGTTTACAAACATGGACACTGACAACAGTGGAACCATCACTTACGAGGAACTGAAGTCAGGATTGGCTCGACTTGGCTCTAAGCTTACAGAGGCTGAAGTCAAGCAGCTAATGGAAGCT GCGGATGTAGATGGGAGTGGAGCAATTGACTACATTGAATTCATCACTGCTACAATGCATAGACACAGACTAGAAAGGGACGAGCATCTTTTCAAAGCCTTTCAATATTTTGACAAGGATAATAGTGG TTTTATCACAAGAGACGAGCTAGAATCAGCAATGAAAGAGTACGGAATGGGTGACGACCAGACAATTAGGGAAATAATATCTGAAGTTGATACAGACAAT GATGGTAGGATCAACTACGAGGAGTTCTCCACGATGATGAGAAGTGGAACGCAACCGCAGGCCAAGCTATTCTAG
- the LOC117624601 gene encoding protein translation factor SUI1 homolog — MVELDVQIPTAFDPFAEAKDADAPGAKEYVHIRVQQRNGKKCLTTVQGLKKDFSYEKILKDLKKEFCCNGNVVQDKELGKIIQLQGDQRKNVLQFLVQAKIVKKERIKMHGF, encoded by the coding sequence ATGGTTGAACTAGACGTCCAGATCCCAACTGCTTTTGACCCGTTCGCCGAAGCCAAAGACGCGGATGCCCCCGGAGCCAAGGAGTATGTGCATATCCGGGTGCAGCAGAGAAATGGAAAGAAGTGCCTGACAACAGTTCAAGGGCTGAAGAAAGACTTCAGCTACGAGAAGATCCTTAAGGATCTGAAAAAAGAGTTCTGCTGCAACGGCAATGTTGTCCAGGACAAAGAGCTTGGCAAGATAATTCAGCTCCAAGGGGATCAACGCAAGAACGTGCTTCAGTTTCTTGTTCAGGCCAAGATTGTGAAGAAGGAGCGGATAAAGATGCATGGTTTTTGA
- the LOC117624981 gene encoding uncharacterized protein At4g14342 codes for MQASDRFNINSQLEHLQAKYVGTGHADLNRYEWAVNIQRDSYASYVGHYPILAYFALAENESIGRERYNFMQKMLLPCGPPPEREDD; via the exons ATGCAG GCCAGTGATAGGTTCAACATCAATTCCCAGCTTGAGCACCTTCAAGCTAAATACGTCGGAACCGGGCATGCCGACTTGAACAGATA TGAGTGGGCCGTGAATATTCAGCGTGATAGCTACGCATCCTACGTTGGCCACTATCCCATTCTTGCATACTTTGCTCTTGCCGAGAATGAGTCAATTGGAAGAGAACGCTACAACTTTATGCAG AAAATGCTTTTGCCTTGTGGTCCTCCCccagagagagaagatgatTGA